The sequence CGTCCGCTCCGCCAAGCAGGCGCGCGCGGATTGGTGACGTAGAGCAGCAGTCCCGCTAGCGCCGTATCGAATGCAGCGTCTGCCTGCGGCGCCAGCAGCTCGTCGCGATGCGCGCCGATGAACGCCGTCGTCGCCTCGCCCCTCGCAAAGCCGGGATGGCGCAGGCACGACATCAGGAACGCCTGGTTGGTGGTCACGCCGAACGCGATGAGCCGCTCGAGGCCGACGACCAGCCGCCCTCGCGCCTCCTCGCGGCTCGCGCCATGGCTGATCACCTTGGCGATCATGGAATCGTAGAACGGCGGGATCTCCGAGCCCGATTGCAGCGCGTGCTCGACGCGGATGCCGTCGGGCACCTGCCATCGCGCCATGCGGCCGGACTGCGGCATGAAGTCGTGCGCGGCATCTTCCGAGCAGAGCCGCACCTCGATGGCGTGGCCGGAGAACTTGATATCCTGCTGCTTCACCGGCAACGCCTCGCCGCGCGCGACGCGCAATTGCAGCTCCACGAGATCGAGCCCGGTGATCGCCTCGGTCACGGGATGCTCGACCTGAAGACGCGTGTTCATCTCCATGAAGTAGAATTCGCCGCTCGCATCGAGCAGGAATTCCAGCGTGCCGGCGCCCTCATAGCGCAGCGCCTTCACCGCGGCGACCGAGACCTCGCCCATCTTTGCACGGAGTTCGGGCGTCACGGCGGGCGATGGCGCCTCCTCGATCAGCTTCTGGTGCCGCCGCTGCACCGAGCAGTCGCGCTCGGCGAGATGGATGGCGTTGCCATGGCTGTCGCCGAACACCTGGATCTCGATGTGACGCGGATTCCGGATCGCGCGTTCGAGAATGACGGTGGAGTCGCCGAAGGCCGCCTTCGCTTCCGACCGTGCGCTGCGCAGCGCGTCCGGGAACGAAGCAGCGTCGGTGACGAGCCGCATCCCGCGCCCGCCGCCGCCCGCGACAGCCTTGATCATTACGGGGAAGCCGACCCTCCTCGCTTCCGCAAGCATGACGTCGTCGCTTTGGTCTGCGCCCTGATAGCCGGGCACGACAGGTACGCCGGCCTTCTTCATGATCTCCTTGGCGCCGGCCTTGTTGCCCATCGCCTCGATCGCCTGCGGCGACGGGCCGATGAAGACGAGGCCGGCATCCTTGCAGCTTCTCGCAAACTCCTCGTTCTCGGCGAGAAAGCCGTAGCCGGGATGCACCGCGTCCGCGCCGCTCGCCTTGGCTGCGGCGATGATCGCGGGGATGTTGAGATAGGATTGCGCCGGCAATGCTTCACCGATCCGCACCGCCTGATCGGCCTGCCGCACATGCAGCGCATCGCGATCCGCATCCGAATAGACCGCGACGACGCCGAGGCCGAGCCGCCGCGCGCTGCGCATCACGCGCAATGCGATCTCGCCCCGGTTGGCGACCAGGATCTTGAAGAACGGCCGGTGCTGCACTGATCCGTTCCTCATGGGCGGGCCACCGAGAATTGCATGGCTTGCGGCGTGCGCGCATCGCCCTCGCGGCAGATCGCGAGCACCTCAGAGAGAACAGCGCGGGTGTCGCGCGGATCGATCACGCCGTCGTCGAGCACGCGCGCGCTGGTCGAGAACACGTCCATCTGGCCGTCGAACACGCCGATGATCTCAGCCTTCATGGCGTCGAGCTTGTCCTTCTCGATCGGCTTGCCGCGGCGCGCGGCGGCGGCCTCAGTCACGATCGCCATGGTTTCGGCGGCCTGCTCGCCGCCCATCACCGCGGTCTTGGCATTCGGCCAGGAGAAGCAGAAGCGCGGATGGAAGCCGCGGCCGCACATGCCGTAATTGCCGGCGCCGAACGAGGCGCCGCAATAGAGGGTGATCTGCGGCACCGTCGCCGAGGTCACCGCCTGGATCATCTTCGAGCCGTGCTTGATCATGCCGGCCTCTTCATAGGCTTTGCCGACCATGTAGCCGGTGGTGTTGTTGAGATACAGGATCGGCGTGCGGGTCTGGCAGCAGGCCTGAATGAAATGCGTCGCCTTGTTGGCACCGGCGGGATCGAGCGGGCCGTTATTGGTGATGATGCCGATCGCCTGACCCTCGATGCGGGCATGGCCGCAGACGGTGGCCGGACCGTAATTCGGCGCCATCTCGGTGAAATCGGAATCGTCGACGATGCGCGCGATCACCTGCTTCATGTCGACCGGGCGCTTGTGATCCATCGGCATGATGCCGAGCAGCTCGTCCTGGTCGTAGCGCGGCGGCTTGAACTCCGGAGTCGTCCGGCCCGGCTGCTCCCATTGCAGCGCTGCCATGATCTCGCGGGCGATGCGCAGCGCGTCGCGGTCGTCTTCGGCGAGATAGTCGCCGAGACCTGAGACCTGCGTGTGCATCTCGGCGCCGCCGAGCTCTTCCTCGGTCGCGATCTCGCCGGTTGCGGCCCTCAGCAGCGGCGGGCCCGCGAGGAAGGCGCGGGTGCGGCCGCGCACCATGACGATGTAGTCGGAGAGACCGGTCTGGTACGCGCCGCCCGCCGTTGACGAACCATGCGTCACAGTGACGACCGGCAAGCCCGCGGCGGAAAGCCGTGCGAGATTGCGAAAGATGTTGCCGCCGCGGACAAAGTCCTCGACGCGGTAGCGCAGCAGATTGGCGCCGGCGCTTTCGACCAGCTGGACGTAAGGCAGCTTGTTCTCCAGCGCGAGCTCCTGCACCCGCAGCGTTTTGTCGAGGCCGTAGGGCTGGAGCGCGCCGGCGTCGATGCCGGAATCACTGGCGTTGACCATGCAGCGGATGCCCGAGACGAAGCCGATGCCGGCGATGACGCCGCCGCCGGGCACGCTCTTGTTCGCATCAGCCACATCGAACATGTAGCCGGCGAGCGTCGACAGCTCGATGAAGGGCGCG comes from Bradyrhizobium diazoefficiens and encodes:
- a CDS encoding acetyl/propionyl/methylcrotonyl-CoA carboxylase subunit alpha encodes the protein MRNGSVQHRPFFKILVANRGEIALRVMRSARRLGLGVVAVYSDADRDALHVRQADQAVRIGEALPAQSYLNIPAIIAAAKASGADAVHPGYGFLAENEEFARSCKDAGLVFIGPSPQAIEAMGNKAGAKEIMKKAGVPVVPGYQGADQSDDVMLAEARRVGFPVMIKAVAGGGGRGMRLVTDAASFPDALRSARSEAKAAFGDSTVILERAIRNPRHIEIQVFGDSHGNAIHLAERDCSVQRRHQKLIEEAPSPAVTPELRAKMGEVSVAAVKALRYEGAGTLEFLLDASGEFYFMEMNTRLQVEHPVTEAITGLDLVELQLRVARGEALPVKQQDIKFSGHAIEVRLCSEDAAHDFMPQSGRMARWQVPDGIRVEHALQSGSEIPPFYDSMIAKVISHGASREEARGRLVVGLERLIAFGVTTNQAFLMSCLRHPGFARGEATTAFIGAHRDELLAPQADAAFDTALAGLLLYVTNPRAPAWRSGRSLSATFPLPAKIETAGHTHELEITRERDGSYTVVADGRQNRFEIDQLDSDAIRFRHDGVMDSAKFLRDGDRLYVQHRGIPLAMNDLTLAAPKAAASNGRDGKVRAAMNGRVVAVLVKPGDRVTAGQPVMTLEAMKMEHVHKAGIDGVVSAIGVAEGEQVTTGRIVAEIEA
- a CDS encoding acyl-CoA carboxylase subunit beta, giving the protein MSILENTISPGSTVYHANRDGMLGLIDRVRALEERTRAASAAAKDRFHKRGQLLPRERVALVLDPGAPFIELSTLAGYMFDVADANKSVPGGGVIAGIGFVSGIRCMVNASDSGIDAGALQPYGLDKTLRVQELALENKLPYVQLVESAGANLLRYRVEDFVRGGNIFRNLARLSAAGLPVVTVTHGSSTAGGAYQTGLSDYIVMVRGRTRAFLAGPPLLRAATGEIATEEELGGAEMHTQVSGLGDYLAEDDRDALRIAREIMAALQWEQPGRTTPEFKPPRYDQDELLGIMPMDHKRPVDMKQVIARIVDDSDFTEMAPNYGPATVCGHARIEGQAIGIITNNGPLDPAGANKATHFIQACCQTRTPILYLNNTTGYMVGKAYEEAGMIKHGSKMIQAVTSATVPQITLYCGASFGAGNYGMCGRGFHPRFCFSWPNAKTAVMGGEQAAETMAIVTEAAAARRGKPIEKDKLDAMKAEIIGVFDGQMDVFSTSARVLDDGVIDPRDTRAVLSEVLAICREGDARTPQAMQFSVARP